The stretch of DNA TGCAACAAAAATACCTGTAGCTGTTGCAACAAGTGCCTCACTAATAGCTGGAGCAATAACGCCTAACGATGCACTTCCAGATTGTCCAAGACCACTGAATGTCTCCAAAATTGAGACAACAGTTCCAAATAAACCAATAAAAGGAGCTGTTGAAGCAATAATAGAGAGCATCCAAAGACCACTAGTTGCATTTTTTTCAGCAACATTCTTACATACATTTAACAGTTTTTCAGAAGCTCCTGCAGCACTTGAACATTTTCTCAAAATCGAATCATCTCGTACATTTTTAGCGCCCATTAACATTGATTCTAAAGAACTTTTCTCAATTGAGAGCCAATGTCCTAAATAGAGATATCTGCTAAAGAAAATACCAAAGGTAATAACAAAATAAAGCGACAACCAGATCAAGATCACCCACGTAAAAAAGCCACTTCTTGCAAAATAATTCAAGAACATTTCAAAAGACGACATAAGATTTAAAATTTCCTTGTTTTTGCGATAGACTCAATTTTTGCAGTTGCCATTGCAATAGCCACATCTGAATCGCTAATACTCTCAAGGAGTTGTTTAGCGGCTTCTAGCGATTTTGCAACTTCACTTTCACTGACCCCACCAATTGAAACTGCACCATCTGCTAAAACGGTCACAGAGTTTTCATCGACCTTGACATGTCCCCAATTAATTGCGACAACATCATGGTTCCCATCTTTGAGCTCAATATCAATCACACCCGCTTGTAAAAGCGTTACTAAAGAGGCATGGTTTGGTAAAACACCAAACTCACCCTCTTTGCCTGGAAGCGTAACACTTTTTACATCGTTGGCAAAAATCTGACCCGTAGGAGTCACAATTTCCAATTTTAATGTATTCATTTTTTAACCTTATCGCTTCTTAGCTTTTTAGTTTTGCAGCTTTCTCAATAACTTCTTCGATACTTCCTACCATATAAAAAGCAGCTTCTGGTAAATCATCGTATTTACCCTCTAAGATACCTTTAAAGCCAGCGATTGACTCTTCAAGCGTAACATATTTTCCAGGACTTCCTGTAAATACTTCAGCAACGAAGAATGGCTGAGACAAGAATCTCTCAATTTTACGAGCACGATCAACAGTAACTTTGTCTTCTTCACTAAGTTCGTCCATACCAAGGATTGCAATAATGTCTTGGAGGTCTTTATAC from Sulfurospirillum oryzae encodes:
- a CDS encoding MotA/TolQ/ExbB proton channel family protein; translated protein: MSSFEMFLNYFARSGFFTWVILIWLSLYFVITFGIFFSRYLYLGHWLSIEKSSLESMLMGAKNVRDDSILRKCSSAAGASEKLLNVCKNVAEKNATSGLWMLSIIASTAPFIGLFGTVVSILETFSGLGQSGSASLGVIAPAISEALVATATGIFVAIPAYSANLFLRRKAYEVIVYVQREVDILLSANEPRRDS
- the atpC gene encoding ATP synthase F1 subunit epsilon, translating into MNTLKLEIVTPTGQIFANDVKSVTLPGKEGEFGVLPNHASLVTLLQAGVIDIELKDGNHDVVAINWGHVKVDENSVTVLADGAVSIGGVSESEVAKSLEAAKQLLESISDSDVAIAMATAKIESIAKTRKF